A single genomic interval of Longimicrobium sp. harbors:
- a CDS encoding amidohydrolase family protein, translating into MKPNFFCRLLCGALLLAALAPSAACAQPGAAEVTAFENVSVIPMDSERTLRGQTVLVRGDRIVAVGPAASVPVPQGARRIDARGKFLVPGLAEMHGHVPPPNAPAQYTEDVLFLYVANGITTVRGMLGAPGQLELRTRTNRGELLGPTLYLAGPSFNGNSVSTPEQAVQMVREQRAAGWDLLKIHPGLTRPEYDAMARTAAQEGIRFGGHVPAEVGLMHAIAMGQETFDHVDGYVEYAGGAEGPINAAKLDSAVRATREAGAWVVPTMALWEVLYNTLPLDSLLAYPELRYTSAQSVRSWTNAYNQRRGAPDYNATTARRSIEARQQVLAALHRGGAGILMGTDAPQQFSVPGFSLHREFPRMRAAGMTPYDILVTGTRNVGEYFQRQDAFGTIAVGRRADLLLVDADPLADVANLQRIAGVMVRGRWLPREEIQAGLRAIEARNPR; encoded by the coding sequence ATGAAGCCGAACTTCTTCTGCCGCCTGCTCTGCGGCGCGCTCCTGCTCGCCGCCCTGGCGCCGTCCGCCGCCTGCGCCCAGCCCGGCGCCGCCGAGGTGACCGCGTTCGAGAACGTGTCCGTCATCCCCATGGACAGCGAGCGTACGCTGCGCGGCCAGACCGTTCTCGTCCGCGGCGACCGCATCGTGGCCGTGGGCCCGGCCGCCTCCGTCCCCGTCCCGCAGGGCGCCCGGCGCATCGACGCGCGCGGCAAGTTCCTGGTTCCCGGGCTGGCCGAGATGCACGGCCACGTCCCGCCGCCCAACGCGCCCGCCCAGTACACCGAGGACGTACTGTTCCTGTACGTGGCGAACGGCATCACCACCGTGCGCGGAATGCTGGGCGCCCCGGGCCAACTCGAGCTGCGCACCCGCACGAACCGCGGCGAGCTGCTGGGGCCCACGCTCTACCTGGCGGGACCCAGCTTCAACGGCAACTCCGTCAGCACTCCGGAGCAGGCGGTGCAGATGGTCCGCGAGCAGCGCGCGGCCGGGTGGGACCTGCTGAAGATCCACCCCGGCCTTACCCGCCCGGAATACGACGCCATGGCGCGCACCGCCGCGCAGGAGGGTATCCGCTTCGGCGGCCACGTGCCGGCCGAGGTGGGGCTGATGCACGCCATCGCCATGGGGCAGGAGACGTTCGACCACGTGGACGGCTACGTGGAGTACGCCGGCGGCGCGGAGGGTCCGATCAACGCGGCGAAGCTGGATTCCGCCGTGCGGGCCACGCGCGAAGCGGGCGCGTGGGTCGTGCCGACCATGGCGCTGTGGGAGGTTCTGTACAACACGCTGCCGCTGGATTCGCTGCTTGCGTATCCCGAGCTGCGCTACACCTCGGCCCAGTCGGTGCGCAGCTGGACGAACGCCTACAACCAGCGCCGCGGCGCGCCGGACTACAACGCGACGACGGCGCGGCGTTCGATCGAGGCGCGGCAGCAGGTGCTGGCGGCGCTGCACCGCGGCGGGGCGGGGATCCTGATGGGCACGGACGCGCCGCAGCAGTTCAGCGTGCCCGGGTTCTCCCTTCACCGCGAGTTTCCCCGCATGCGCGCGGCCGGGATGACGCCGTACGACATCCTGGTAACGGGCACGCGCAACGTGGGCGAGTACTTTCAGCGCCAGGACGCGTTCGGCACCATCGCCGTGGGCCGCCGCGCCGACCTGCTGCTGGTGGACGCCGATCCCCTGGCCGACGTCGCCAACCTGCAGCGCATCGCGGGAGTGATGGTGCGCGGCCGCTGGCTTCCGCGCGAGGAGATCCAGGCGGGGCTGCGGGCCATCGAAGCGCGCAACCCGCGATGA
- a CDS encoding class I SAM-dependent methyltransferase, whose translation MSAQGWWDGYFDETFVDIYRDFLTPSRTEREIQGLREMVPLDSGADVLDLACGWGRHSLELARAGFRVTGLDWSETLLARARKRAKAAGVTVDFVQGDMREVPWTGRFDLVLSMYSSLGYFLSDEEDLRVLRGAHRALKPGGVFVLETMHRDHILADFTERDWWETEGGATVWVEREFDPVEGVSREWTRWSRGGESGEKYHELRIRSATEWDALLRKAGLVPIDWWGDWALAPFIHSSENLIAVCRRA comes from the coding sequence GTGAGCGCCCAGGGGTGGTGGGACGGGTACTTCGACGAGACGTTCGTCGACATCTACCGCGACTTCCTGACGCCATCGCGCACGGAACGCGAGATCCAGGGACTGCGCGAGATGGTGCCGCTGGATTCCGGCGCCGACGTGCTGGACCTGGCCTGCGGATGGGGGCGTCACTCGCTGGAGCTGGCGCGCGCCGGGTTCCGCGTGACGGGGCTGGACTGGTCCGAAACGCTGCTGGCCCGCGCCCGCAAGCGCGCGAAGGCCGCCGGGGTGACGGTGGATTTCGTCCAGGGCGACATGCGCGAGGTGCCGTGGACGGGCCGGTTCGACCTGGTCCTCTCCATGTATTCCTCCCTCGGCTACTTCCTTTCGGACGAGGAAGACCTGCGCGTGCTCCGGGGCGCGCACCGGGCGCTGAAGCCCGGCGGGGTGTTCGTGCTGGAAACCATGCACCGCGACCACATCCTGGCCGACTTCACCGAGCGCGACTGGTGGGAGACCGAGGGCGGCGCCACGGTGTGGGTGGAGCGCGAGTTCGACCCCGTCGAGGGCGTCAGCCGCGAGTGGACGCGCTGGTCGCGGGGCGGGGAATCGGGGGAGAAGTACCATGAGCTGCGCATCCGTTCCGCCACGGAATGGGACGCGCTGCTGCGGAAGGCCGGCCTGGTGCCCATCGACTGGTGGGGCGACTGGGCGCTGGCCCCCTTCATCCACAGCAGCGAAAACCTGATCGCCGTCTGCCGGCGCGCCTGA
- a CDS encoding HAD-IA family hydrolase, whose product MMTPPKAILFDAGSTLVWLDHPYLLDLARQHGIEVPMERLLDAEYTAKTRLDELIRSGEVSDDRKRGEVFFAEIFRQLGVGREAFPPIAKALWARHAERNLWSTVRERTAETLDELRRRGYRLAVISNADGRVEALLESVGLGSHFEFVIDSHQVGIEKPDPRIFHIGAERMGIRPEEAVYVGDIYEIDVQGARAAGMRPVLIDPLWRWNDVDCDRIRGLHDLLDLFPETA is encoded by the coding sequence ATGATGACGCCGCCGAAAGCCATCCTGTTCGACGCCGGGAGCACGCTGGTCTGGCTCGACCACCCCTATCTCCTGGACCTCGCCCGCCAGCACGGGATCGAGGTCCCCATGGAGCGGCTGCTGGACGCCGAGTACACCGCCAAGACGCGGCTGGACGAGCTGATCCGCAGCGGCGAGGTCAGCGACGACCGCAAGCGCGGCGAGGTGTTCTTCGCCGAGATCTTCCGGCAGTTGGGCGTGGGGCGGGAGGCGTTTCCTCCCATCGCCAAGGCGCTCTGGGCGAGGCACGCGGAGCGGAACCTGTGGAGCACCGTCCGCGAACGCACGGCCGAAACGCTGGACGAGCTCCGCCGCCGCGGCTACCGCCTGGCCGTCATCTCCAACGCGGACGGACGGGTGGAGGCGCTGCTGGAGAGCGTGGGGCTGGGATCGCACTTCGAGTTCGTCATCGACTCGCACCAGGTGGGGATCGAAAAGCCGGACCCCCGCATCTTCCACATCGGCGCCGAGCGGATGGGCATCCGCCCGGAAGAAGCCGTGTACGTGGGCGACATCTACGAGATCGACGTGCAGGGCGCCCGGGCGGCGGGGATGCGGCCCGTGCTCATCGACCCGCTGTGGCGCTGGAACGACGTGGACTGCGACCGCATCCGCGGCCTCCACGACCTGCTGGACCTGTTTCCGGAGACGGCGTGA
- a CDS encoding (2Fe-2S)-binding protein has translation MAQPVDVSLSVNGAQYRRAVEPRLLLSDFLRQDLSLTGTHVGCEHGVCGACTVMIDGEAVRSCLVFAVQADGAEITTVEGLTAGTGPMHPLQEAFRDAHGLQCGFCTPGILMSMIPFLRDNPSPTEPEVREALSGNLCRCTGYQNIVQAVQLAAERMGASEDADQQAKLGGSG, from the coding sequence GTGGCCCAACCCGTGGACGTTTCCCTTTCCGTCAATGGCGCCCAGTACCGGCGCGCGGTAGAGCCGCGCCTGCTGCTGAGCGATTTCCTGCGCCAGGACCTGTCGCTCACCGGCACGCACGTGGGCTGCGAACACGGCGTGTGTGGCGCGTGCACGGTGATGATCGACGGCGAGGCGGTGCGCTCGTGTCTGGTGTTCGCCGTGCAGGCCGACGGCGCCGAGATCACCACCGTGGAGGGGCTGACCGCCGGCACCGGCCCCATGCACCCGCTGCAGGAGGCCTTTCGCGACGCGCACGGGCTTCAGTGCGGCTTCTGCACGCCGGGGATTTTGATGTCGATGATCCCGTTCCTGCGCGACAACCCGTCGCCCACCGAGCCCGAGGTTCGCGAGGCGCTGTCGGGCAACCTGTGCCGCTGCACGGGATACCAGAACATCGTGCAGGCCGTGCAGCTGGCGGCGGAACGGATGGGGGCCTCGGAAGATGCGGATCAGCAGGCGAAGCTGGGTGGGTCCGGTTGA
- a CDS encoding xanthine dehydrogenase family protein molybdopterin-binding subunit — translation MSRTYVGTSVPRNEDRRLLTGNALFVDDVQLEGMLHAAFVRSDHAHGVLRGIDVSAALARPGVVAVITAEDLGDYWQPGPLLVPPPPIDGIVFNQASQVPLAKDRVRHVGEAIAMVIAESRYIAEDALADIVVDIDPLDPVVGLEAALEPGAEIIHPQLGTNLAAHVVQRHGDYETAKAAADVIISRRFHYDRGAAAAMENRCVAARWDPRAEELTVWDTTQAPIPIRNGLARMLGLLESRVRVVAPYVGGGFGPKIMMFYPEEVLVPWVAMRLGRPVKWAEDRQENFFATTQERSQIHDAEMALSADGRILGVQDFFLHDTGAYDPYGLTVPINSQCTLLGPYDVPAYHSEFRAVFTNTVTVTPVRGAGRQHGVFVMERLLDIAARQLGLEPAEIRRRNYLRKDVFPHTFQILFQDFAPLYYDSGNYAPALEAALDIVGRDTFPREQAAARAEGRYIGMGVVSYVEGTGIGPYEGARVTVEPSGQVRVATGLGTQGQGHYTAFAQIVAEVLDVDVDRVHVITGDTREFGWGTGTFASRGAVVAGSACHEAALAVRKKVLETGARVLGIAPDDVELAANSIRSRSNPDRAMTLGELAGHANPLRGAVTPGSEPGLEATAYFGPDHGSTASGVHAMVVEVDPETAMVKILRYIVVHDCGKLINPMIVAGQVQGGVAHGIGNAFYEQLVYDEGGQLQNASFMDYLLPTAMDVPNVEMAHRETDAPLNPLGLKGVGEAGCIPTGAAFAQAIEDAVPHLGLEIREIPLSPNRLFELIRSAPGVRVEALAAD, via the coding sequence TTGAGTCGAACCTACGTCGGCACGTCGGTACCGCGGAACGAAGACCGCCGCCTCCTGACCGGGAACGCGCTGTTCGTGGACGACGTGCAGCTCGAGGGCATGCTGCACGCCGCCTTCGTACGCAGCGACCATGCGCACGGCGTGCTGCGGGGCATCGACGTATCGGCCGCGCTCGCCCGGCCCGGCGTGGTGGCCGTCATCACCGCCGAAGACCTGGGCGACTACTGGCAGCCCGGGCCCCTGCTGGTTCCGCCCCCGCCCATCGACGGCATCGTCTTCAACCAGGCGTCGCAGGTGCCCCTGGCCAAGGACCGCGTGCGGCACGTGGGCGAGGCCATCGCCATGGTGATCGCCGAAAGCCGGTACATCGCCGAGGACGCGCTGGCGGACATCGTCGTCGACATCGATCCGCTGGACCCGGTGGTGGGGCTGGAGGCCGCGCTGGAGCCGGGGGCGGAGATCATCCACCCGCAGCTGGGCACCAACCTGGCCGCGCACGTCGTCCAGCGGCACGGCGACTACGAGACGGCCAAGGCGGCGGCGGACGTCATCATCTCGCGGCGCTTCCATTACGACCGGGGCGCGGCGGCGGCCATGGAAAACCGCTGCGTGGCGGCGCGGTGGGATCCCCGCGCGGAAGAGCTGACCGTGTGGGACACCACGCAGGCACCCATCCCCATCCGCAACGGCCTGGCGCGGATGCTAGGGCTGCTGGAGTCGCGCGTTCGCGTGGTGGCGCCGTACGTGGGCGGCGGCTTCGGGCCCAAGATCATGATGTTCTATCCCGAAGAGGTGCTGGTTCCCTGGGTGGCCATGCGCCTGGGCCGGCCGGTGAAGTGGGCCGAGGACCGGCAGGAGAACTTCTTCGCCACCACCCAGGAGCGCAGCCAGATCCACGACGCCGAGATGGCCCTTTCGGCGGATGGGCGCATCCTGGGGGTGCAGGACTTCTTCCTTCACGACACGGGCGCGTACGATCCGTACGGGCTGACCGTTCCCATCAACAGCCAGTGCACGCTGCTGGGCCCGTACGACGTGCCGGCCTACCACAGCGAGTTCCGCGCGGTGTTCACCAACACCGTCACCGTAACGCCGGTGCGCGGCGCGGGGCGGCAGCACGGCGTGTTCGTGATGGAGCGGCTGCTGGACATCGCCGCGCGGCAGCTGGGGCTGGAGCCCGCGGAGATCCGGCGCCGCAACTACCTGCGGAAGGACGTGTTTCCCCACACCTTCCAGATCCTGTTCCAGGACTTTGCGCCCCTGTACTACGACAGCGGCAACTACGCCCCGGCGCTCGAGGCCGCGCTCGACATCGTGGGCCGCGACACCTTTCCGCGGGAGCAGGCGGCGGCGCGGGCAGAGGGTCGCTACATCGGCATGGGCGTCGTCTCCTACGTGGAAGGCACGGGGATCGGCCCGTACGAGGGCGCGCGGGTGACGGTGGAGCCCAGCGGCCAGGTGCGCGTCGCCACGGGGCTGGGGACGCAGGGGCAGGGGCACTACACCGCGTTCGCGCAGATCGTGGCCGAGGTGCTGGACGTGGACGTGGACCGCGTGCACGTGATCACGGGCGACACGCGCGAGTTCGGATGGGGGACGGGCACCTTTGCCAGCCGCGGCGCGGTGGTGGCGGGTAGCGCGTGCCACGAGGCGGCGCTCGCCGTCCGCAAGAAGGTGTTGGAGACGGGCGCGCGCGTGCTGGGCATTGCGCCGGACGACGTGGAGCTGGCGGCGAACTCCATCCGCTCCCGCTCCAACCCCGACCGGGCGATGACGCTGGGCGAGCTGGCGGGCCACGCCAACCCCCTGCGCGGCGCGGTGACGCCCGGCAGCGAGCCGGGGCTGGAGGCCACGGCGTATTTCGGCCCGGACCACGGCAGCACGGCCAGCGGTGTCCATGCGATGGTGGTGGAGGTGGACCCCGAGACGGCGATGGTGAAGATCCTTCGCTACATCGTGGTGCACGACTGCGGCAAGCTGATCAACCCCATGATCGTCGCCGGGCAGGTGCAGGGCGGCGTGGCGCACGGCATCGGCAACGCGTTCTACGAGCAGCTGGTGTACGACGAGGGCGGGCAGCTGCAGAACGCCTCCTTCATGGACTACCTGCTGCCCACGGCGATGGACGTTCCCAACGTGGAGATGGCCCACCGCGAGACGGACGCGCCCCTGAACCCGCTGGGGCTGAAGGGCGTGGGCGAGGCGGGGTGCATTCCCACCGGCGCCGCCTTCGCGCAGGCCATCGAGGACGCGGTGCCGCACCTGGGGCTGGAGATCCGCGAGATCCCCCTGAGCCCCAACCGCCTGTTCGAGCTGATCCGATCCGCCCCCGGCGTGCGCGTGGAAGCGCTCGCGGCCGACTGA
- a CDS encoding carbon monoxide dehydrogenase subunit G, whose translation MIVDGEHTFPGPRQTVWDLLQDPEVLAKAMPGARKLHLTGDGVYEGVIRIGVGPVTAAEWSLKVELKDRVEPASYTMMVDSKGALGFTRGSATVNLDEVAGGTKMRYHADLSIGGKVAGVGQRLLDQVAKMLTRQGLDALNKELEARLAAGGGTK comes from the coding sequence ATGATCGTCGACGGCGAGCACACCTTTCCCGGCCCGCGCCAGACCGTGTGGGACCTGCTGCAGGATCCCGAGGTGCTGGCCAAGGCCATGCCGGGCGCCCGCAAGCTTCACCTGACCGGCGACGGCGTGTACGAGGGCGTCATCCGCATCGGCGTGGGCCCGGTGACGGCCGCGGAGTGGTCACTGAAGGTGGAACTGAAGGACCGCGTGGAGCCCGCGAGCTACACCATGATGGTGGACAGCAAGGGTGCGCTCGGCTTCACCCGCGGCAGCGCGACGGTGAACCTGGACGAGGTGGCGGGGGGGACGAAGATGCGCTACCACGCGGACCTTTCCATCGGCGGCAAGGTGGCGGGCGTGGGGCAGCGGCTGCTGGACCAGGTGGCGAAGATGCTGACGCGGCAGGGGCTCGACGCGCTCAACAAGGAGCTGGAGGCGCGCCTGGCCGCGGGTGGCGGCACAAAATGA
- a CDS encoding xanthine dehydrogenase family protein subunit M: protein MKPAPFEYHRPDSVEEALSLLAEHGYDAKLLAGGQSLVPAMNFRMAVPAVLIDLNRIAGLDGIAEVDGGLRIGAMVRQRAAERDPLIAARAALISETLPFVAHAQIRNRGTMGGSIAHADPAAEMPAVMLALDARFRLRGPNGERLVTAGEFFTGLFGTALEADEMLTEIELPAAGPRTGWAFDEVSRRHGDYALAGIAATVQVDEAGRCSSARIALLSVGEGPVLAAEAAAALVGQAPDEAAIRAAAEAASERDVDPPGDIHASPEYRRQLVKVLVQRVLPRGFERALTRPR from the coding sequence ATGAAGCCGGCCCCGTTCGAGTACCACCGGCCGGACAGCGTGGAAGAGGCGTTGTCCCTCCTGGCGGAGCACGGCTACGACGCCAAGCTGCTGGCCGGCGGACAGAGCCTGGTGCCTGCGATGAACTTTCGTATGGCCGTGCCCGCCGTGCTGATCGACCTCAACCGCATCGCGGGGTTGGACGGGATCGCGGAGGTGGACGGAGGGCTGCGCATCGGCGCGATGGTCCGCCAGCGCGCGGCGGAGCGCGATCCGCTGATCGCCGCGCGCGCGGCGCTGATTTCGGAGACGCTGCCGTTCGTGGCACACGCGCAGATCCGCAACCGCGGCACGATGGGCGGCAGCATTGCCCACGCGGACCCGGCGGCGGAGATGCCGGCCGTGATGCTCGCTCTGGATGCGCGTTTTCGACTGCGCGGACCGAACGGAGAGCGGCTAGTGACGGCCGGCGAGTTCTTCACGGGGCTGTTCGGCACCGCGCTGGAGGCGGACGAGATGCTGACGGAGATCGAGCTTCCAGCGGCGGGTCCACGCACCGGCTGGGCGTTCGACGAGGTGTCGCGCCGCCACGGCGACTACGCGCTGGCGGGGATCGCCGCGACCGTGCAGGTGGACGAGGCCGGCCGGTGCTCCTCCGCGCGCATCGCGCTCCTGAGCGTGGGCGAGGGGCCGGTCCTGGCCGCGGAGGCCGCGGCTGCACTGGTGGGCCAGGCGCCGGACGAGGCGGCCATCCGCGCCGCGGCTGAGGCCGCCAGTGAGCGCGACGTGGATCCGCCGGGCGACATCCACGCCTCGCCGGAGTACCGTCGGCAGCTGGTGAAGGTGCTGGTGCAGCGGGTGCTGCCGCGCGGGTTCGAGCGGGCCCTCACCCGGCCGCGCTGA
- a CDS encoding cyclase family protein — MKVYDLSQPLNEQAPFWPYYPPFEVKYIKRKAEHGVNAQYIQTSNHMGTHLDAPRHFVTGGMTIDQIPMEWLCGPGVIVNLSDEMDELAVYTPEMIESRVEVKKGDILLLHTGWHRHAQWGDQPDEEKYIHMHPGAHPDMVPWLLEKEIHIWGVDVVSTDHPMDLPIGRFLGKGMHGHCDRVRAAAERKFGGPEAVARLFPDEDYQLTHNKLFDKNCMHIENLGGDISHPALQNRRLIIGCFPWKFQGGEAAFARVVAFDGEWPTEV; from the coding sequence ATGAAAGTGTACGACCTGTCGCAGCCGCTGAACGAGCAGGCGCCCTTCTGGCCGTACTACCCGCCGTTCGAGGTGAAGTACATCAAGCGCAAGGCCGAGCACGGCGTAAACGCGCAGTACATCCAGACGTCCAACCACATGGGCACTCACCTGGATGCGCCGCGGCACTTCGTCACCGGGGGCATGACCATCGACCAGATCCCCATGGAGTGGCTGTGCGGGCCGGGCGTGATCGTGAACCTGAGCGACGAGATGGACGAGCTCGCGGTGTACACGCCCGAGATGATCGAGTCGCGCGTCGAGGTGAAGAAGGGCGACATCCTGCTGCTCCATACCGGCTGGCACCGCCACGCGCAGTGGGGCGACCAGCCCGACGAGGAGAAGTACATCCACATGCACCCCGGCGCGCATCCGGACATGGTGCCGTGGCTGCTGGAAAAGGAGATCCACATCTGGGGCGTGGACGTGGTGTCCACCGACCACCCGATGGACCTGCCCATCGGCCGCTTCCTGGGCAAGGGGATGCACGGCCACTGCGACCGCGTGCGCGCCGCGGCCGAGCGCAAGTTTGGCGGGCCCGAGGCGGTGGCGCGCCTGTTCCCCGACGAGGACTACCAGCTGACGCACAACAAGCTGTTCGACAAGAACTGCATGCACATCGAAAACCTGGGCGGCGACATCAGCCACCCGGCGCTGCAGAACCGCCGGCTGATCATCGGCTGCTTCCCCTGGAAGTTCCAGGGCGGCGAGGCGGCGTTCGCCCGCGTCGTGGCGTTCGACGGCGAGTGGCCCACGGAAGTCTGA
- a CDS encoding TRADD-N-associated membrane domain-containing protein → MSDLKTLLRIPERLVRRSLGLPLVMLGFFLVYFSALGTQDNPTLGGYLVFAFGCALTLAGLGFMAVELRRIGGPSTTVQSAVSSSDLELTIQQLAKNLDIQREQASHGFIAALVMMVLGTGVILAGAAGHMLGSSGTSSRITTVAGVIVEVISGLGMVLFRSTSARLNKTSESLLEIWKLFAAFRHTETLPDAERTQVQIRLIGRLVGMDGVGPAPVTPVEPELTAAGAPR, encoded by the coding sequence ATGAGCGATCTCAAGACACTCCTCAGGATTCCCGAAAGGCTCGTGCGGCGCTCGCTGGGGCTGCCGCTGGTGATGCTCGGGTTCTTCCTGGTATACTTCAGCGCGCTGGGCACCCAGGACAACCCCACGTTGGGTGGATACCTCGTCTTCGCCTTCGGCTGCGCGCTCACGCTGGCGGGGCTGGGTTTCATGGCGGTGGAGCTGCGAAGGATCGGCGGGCCGTCGACGACCGTGCAGTCAGCCGTATCGTCGTCCGACCTGGAGCTGACCATCCAGCAGCTGGCGAAGAACCTCGACATCCAGCGGGAGCAGGCTTCGCACGGCTTCATCGCGGCGCTCGTCATGATGGTGCTCGGCACGGGGGTCATCCTGGCCGGGGCCGCGGGGCACATGCTGGGCAGCTCCGGCACATCCAGCAGGATTACGACCGTGGCCGGCGTGATCGTCGAGGTGATCTCCGGCCTGGGGATGGTCCTGTTCCGCAGCACGTCGGCGCGCTTGAACAAGACGTCCGAAAGCCTGCTGGAGATCTGGAAGCTGTTCGCGGCCTTCCGGCACACGGAAACACTTCCCGACGCCGAGCGAACGCAGGTGCAGATCCGGCTGATCGGTCGCCTGGTAGGGATGGATGGCGTAGGTCCGGCACCCGTAACGCCTGTGGAGCCGGAGCTTACCGCGGCTGGCGCGCCGCGGTGA
- a CDS encoding ABC transporter substrate-binding protein, with protein sequence MTTKSNSRATLARTALRIACTAFFLAGAGACEDSTGSDTRDVTIGGIFSLTGNWASLGVTSKAAMELAVEDANRFAAGRGITFRADVRDTKLDPATALSAVQSLKAAGVQLVIGPQSSAELAAIKPYVDANPLIVVSQSSTAGSLAVPGDHIFRFTAADSLEGIASAALMWGDGVRTVIPVWRADAGNQGLHTATRRGFTARGGTVSSGVEYAANATSYAATITALGAQVRQALATRPASQVGVYLAGFDEVADVFVAAVGDPVLASVRWYGADGIAQSGALLARPAAVAFAETVGFPSALFGLDLAASGTWQPVATRIQQRAGMAPDAFALAVYDAVWVAALAYLASPATVSADSLASRFEQAAGTYHGTTGWATLNAAGDRQYADFDFWAIRPSGTGHAWTRVAGYETRSGTLSR encoded by the coding sequence TTGACCACGAAGTCCAACTCCCGCGCCACTCTCGCACGTACGGCCCTCCGCATCGCGTGCACGGCGTTCTTCCTGGCCGGTGCCGGGGCATGCGAGGATAGCACGGGGAGCGATACGCGAGACGTGACGATCGGCGGAATCTTTTCGCTCACCGGCAACTGGGCGTCGCTCGGCGTGACGAGCAAGGCCGCGATGGAACTCGCGGTGGAAGATGCCAACCGCTTCGCCGCGGGGCGCGGCATCACCTTCCGCGCCGACGTCCGCGATACGAAGCTGGACCCGGCGACGGCGCTCTCGGCGGTGCAGTCGCTGAAGGCCGCGGGCGTGCAGTTGGTGATCGGGCCGCAGTCCAGCGCCGAACTGGCGGCCATCAAGCCGTACGTGGATGCGAACCCGCTGATCGTCGTCAGCCAGTCCAGCACGGCGGGTTCGCTGGCGGTGCCGGGCGACCACATCTTTCGCTTCACGGCGGCGGACAGCCTGGAGGGCATCGCCTCGGCGGCGCTGATGTGGGGTGACGGCGTTCGGACTGTGATCCCCGTCTGGCGTGCGGACGCCGGGAACCAGGGGCTTCACACGGCCACGCGGAGAGGGTTCACCGCGCGCGGCGGCACCGTATCGAGCGGTGTGGAGTACGCGGCGAACGCCACCAGCTACGCGGCGACCATCACCGCGCTGGGCGCGCAGGTGCGGCAGGCGCTCGCCACGCGGCCAGCGAGCCAAGTGGGCGTGTACCTGGCGGGCTTCGACGAGGTGGCGGACGTGTTCGTGGCCGCGGTGGGGGACCCGGTGCTCGCCTCGGTGCGCTGGTACGGCGCGGACGGCATCGCGCAGAGCGGCGCCCTGCTCGCCCGCCCGGCGGCGGTGGCGTTCGCGGAGACGGTCGGCTTTCCGTCTGCGCTCTTTGGGCTGGACCTGGCGGCGAGCGGAACGTGGCAGCCGGTCGCCACGCGCATCCAGCAGCGCGCGGGCATGGCGCCCGACGCCTTTGCACTGGCCGTGTACGACGCGGTGTGGGTGGCGGCGCTGGCGTACCTCGCCTCGCCGGCTACGGTGAGCGCCGACTCGCTAGCTTCGCGCTTCGAGCAGGCGGCGGGCACCTATCACGGCACCACGGGCTGGGCCACGCTGAACGCCGCGGGCGACCGGCAGTACGCCGACTTCGACTTCTGGGCCATCCGCCCGTCCGGCACCGGCCACGCCTGGACCCGCGTCGCGGGGTACGAAACGCGCTCGGGCACGCTCAGCCGGTAA